DNA from Nitrospira sp.:
CGCGTCGAGACATGGCTAACTTCGATGACGGGACTATCGGCCTGCTCTTCGCTCATAGATCCCACCAGTTCAACAGGATGCTGCAGATCGCGTCGAAAATGATCACGAGAAAGATGCTCTGCACGACGCTGATCGTCGTATGCCGCCCCACGTCGTCCACGCCGCCCCGAATCTGAAACCCCTGGTAACAGCCGACCAGCGCAATGATGACGGCGAAGAAGGGCGCCTTGCCGATCCCGATGAGAAAATGCCGCAGCGCGACGGCCTCCTCGAACCGCGCCAGAAACGCCGTGAAGCTCACGTTCAGTTGATTCGACGCGATCAACATGCCCCCGAACACGCCCAGGACATCGGCATAGACGGTCAGGAGCGGCAGCGTCACGACCAGGGCCAGCACCCTCGGCAACACCAACAACTCGATCGGCGACAGGCCGAGCGTTTTCAATGCATCCAGCTCTTCGGTCACCTTCATCGTGCCGATCTGTGCGGCATAGGCCGAGCCAGACCGTCCGGCGATCAGAATCGCCGCAATCAGCGGGGCGATTTCGCGCAGCAGGGAAATGCCCACCAGGTCCACGATGAAAATGTTGGTGCCGAACTTGCGCAGTTGTTCGGCGCCCTGATACGCGATCACCACCCCGATCAGAAATGTCAGGAGGCCGGTGATCGGCAAGGCGTTGACGCCGTCGAGCCGGAGACTGTGCAGGCTGGTGCGCCAGCGCATCCTGGCCGGCGCCGTGAACAGGCGAAACAGGGCGACGGCACTCTCACCCATGAACGCCAAGCCGCGAACGACCTGGACGCGCAGGTTGCAGATCGACGCATCGAGCCGTTCGATCTCGTTCGGCCGCGGCGCCGCATCCGCCGCGATGGCGTTCCAGTTGGCCGTCACCAGGTTCATGAGCTGTTCGTACTCCGACCGCAGGCCTTCGATCGTGACCTCGCACCCCTGCCCTCTGGCCTCCGTCAACGCACGATACAAGACGACCGCTCCGCCCGTATCGAACGCCTCGATCCCGCTCGTATCGAACCGCAACGAACCGTTGCGGGGCCAGGCCATGGTCTTGAGGACCCGTTCCGCCTGCGCCACACCCAGCAGGGTCCAGGCCCCCAGGCAACGCAGCGTCCTGCCCTCCACCAGGCTCACGGCGGCCTGCCGGGTTCCATCATCCATGATCCACCCTGCGGCTCATCGTCCGCGGCGCCTCCGCTTCTGAGGCCGGATCGAGCCGAGCCCTGGAGACAATGTCACCACCGGTCCACAGCACCTTACACCTGGTTCTGTTCCCGCAAGGCCGCAATGAGTTCCCGCTTGGTCATCAGCAACGCGCCCAGCCCGAATAGGATCGTCAACAACGTCAGCAATCCCCCGACGATCGGGATGAGCGAGAGCAGCGTATAGAGCACCAACCCTGCCGTGAAGGGGCCTGCGAGCGACGACGAGTCGGGCTGTCGGCGGAACAGGAACTGTCCGAGGCAGGTGACGGCATAGATCCTCGCCAGATACACGGTCGCCACGTACAACGCGAGCAGGACGACCCCGATCGGCAACGCGAACAGCGTCACGAGGAAACTGACTGCGACGATGGGAACGACCACCAACGCAACCGTCCCCCAACCGAGCGACAGGCCGGGCCGTTCACGCATCATCGCCGTGACGCGACCGGTGAAGACCGGATAGACCCGCAGCAGCACCAACCCCAGGATCAAGGTGGAGAAAAAATTGACGACCGCGGCCATCACTCGGACCCCGACGATCCCCCGTCGGGCCCTTTCAAGGTTCCATCCCTCCGGCAGCGGGCGATGCGTCACCCCTCCACGGACCGTCGCCCCCTCATCGATCGAAGGAGCCTCCTCGCTCCAATATCGGAGCTTTCCTCCGATCATCGCCTTGGAGGTGAGCCGTACCGACTCAGCCGCCACGGCTACGTCCCGTCCGATCTCATTCGCCACCGTCACGGTCCAAGCACCGAGCCTCGCATCCCGCCCGACATGTCCTGCCAGTTGCACGTGGCCGCCGCCCGCCAGAAGGTTCTCGTGCACCTGTGCGGAGTCCGTCAGTTGGATATCGCCGCCTCCGACCGTCGCGTTCCTGCCGATGGTCCCGCTGATCGTGACCTGCCCGCCCGCGAGGCGCGCGTCCTGAGAGACCGTGCCGGACAGGGTGATTGTTCCCCCGCTCGCAATCAGGTCTCCATTGACGGTGCCGTCCACCAAGACGGTGCCGCCTGCGGCATAGACGTCGCCGTTCACGGTCCCGGAGATTTCCACATGGCGGCCGAAGGCGAAGTAATCGCCCTGTACGACCTGTCCGGCACGCAAGACGGCCCGCTCGCGCAACGGCGTTCGTTGAGAAGGCTCGTCGGCAACCGCGAAGCTTGAGAATGCGCACCACCCCATGGACATGAAAAGTATGAATGGAGCCACAATCCTTGCCTCCCTTCTCTGCCGGTCTTCGGTTGAACTAGGGAAATCGTAGACCATATCGACTTCTTTTCCCACCCCATCCCATTGCACGTCCCAGCGCCGGAATCGGCTCCGGAACATCTTGGTCCCTTTCCATCCGCAATTCCAACCGCCGGCGCCGCCGTCTGTTTCCGTTCCGATACCCATCGGCCCGACAATCGTGGCTCCCCTCACAACGCCAGGTACAACCCGAACCCGATGGTTTCGATTTTCTGCGCGAAAAACTGCCCATAGGGATTGAAGCCGTGATAGTAATTCACCAGGAAGCGGAAGCGGCGACTCGATCCCTGTCTCGACCACTCGACCCCGCCGACGACATTGGCATTGATCACCCAGTTCAACTCCTCGAATGACTTGAAATCCGCCCCGAGCACCGGCGTGACGAGCAACCCCGCCAGCGCCCGCCCAAGGATCGGCGATGGAACGGTGGGGCCGCGCAACTCGACTCCACACTGCGCGCGATTCCGGTCCAGCGAGGCCGGTTCGCGATGGACCAAATACCCTCCGCCCGCGTACAACCTCACCCACCGGTAGTCGTAGGAAACCAGCGCTTCCAGTTCTTCAAAACTCAGATTCAACCGGTTGAACCCCGGCCGGCCCAGCAGGAACTCATCGCCGAGGTGACTGCTTTGGTGATAGAGACGGACTCTCGTCGACCAGCCCCCGGATCGCCAGGACAGGGGAACGCCCACGACATAGTCGGTGTTGATCAAATCGGAAGAGGGCGCATCCAGATTGAACTGGGAAAACACTCCCGCCAGAATGCCCACCTGCCAGCCGTTGCAGCCTTCCCGTCTCGTATAGAATCCGAAATTCTCGCCGAACCCGACCGACCCGATGTTGGCATGGGTGCCGTCGGTCCTCACCCGTGCCGCCTGCCAGCTGGCAAAAAATTGCGGCTGCTTGGGATCCGCCAGCAAGGGTCGGAACACATCGTCATGGGGGAACGGCTCCTCGTTGGCTCCTCCCTGACCCTGTTCATATCGGCAATCGACCACGCCTTGCCTCGCCGGCGGTTCCTCCGCGAGAACCGGCCCAGCGGTCGAAACGATCACGGGCAGGAACCATACAAAGAATCGTCCCCGTCTCATGATTGAAGCAGCGTGAGCCATCCGTTTCACCGGAACTGTCGCCTGAACCGCCACATGCCGAAGCCGAACAACGAACCGCCGAGTACCGCCATGGACAGCACCGGCTCCCAGAGCATCTGAAGACCGGCACCTTTCAAGAGAATGCCGTGCGCCACTTCAATGAAATACCGGAGCGGTGAAATCGCCATCAGATAACGCACCCAATCAGGCATTGCCTCCAACGGCGTCATGATCCCGGACAACAACAGCATGGGTGCAACCACCAGCAGCGTCAACATCCCCACCTGAGCCTGATTTCTCGCGAGGGTCGCGGCAAACAGCCCCATCCCGGCGGTGGTCACGACGAACAAGGCCGTCAAGGTGAACAGCAACGCGAGGCTCCCCCGAACCGGCACGCCGAACAACGGCTGCATGACGCCGAACAACGCGACCGCCATGGCGCAGAGAATCACCAAGGTCATCGCCAGCACCTTGGGCAACATGATTTGTATCGGTGTCAACGGAGACACCAGAAGCTGTTCGACCGTGCCGCGCTCCTTTTCTCGCACCAATGCCGCCGCCGGCAGCAACATCGCAAAAATGGTAATCATGCGCAGAAGGTGTGCGATCGATTCAAACCACTCTTCATTCTGATCCTGGTTGTACCAGACACGGTGATCGCTCACGATCATCGGCAACACCTGCGACGTTCCTCTTGGCAGACCAGCCCGCGAGAAGGCCGTCTCCTGGCTGAACTGCCCCACGATGCGAGTCGCGTAACCGGCGGCGGACAGTCCCTGCGGTGAATTCGTCGTATCGACCAACAGCTGCAGGGCCACCGGCTCCCCCGTCGCCAACGCCTCATGGAAACGGGCCGGAATATCCAACACGACCATCGACCCTCCTCGATCCAGTCGATGAAACCCTTCGTCCGCCCTTGTCAGCTCGCCGTCGAACCGGAAATAGGGCGGATGAAATCGATGGATCAACTCGCGGGACGAGAGGCTGTGATCGCCGTCGTGCACCAGCAAGCCGGCATTTCGCAACTGCGTCTGCATGCCGCTTCCGGTGACAT
Protein-coding regions in this window:
- a CDS encoding ABC transporter, permease protein (cluster 9, phospholipid), with the translated sequence MDDGTRQAAVSLVEGRTLRCLGAWTLLGVAQAERVLKTMAWPRNGSLRFDTSGIEAFDTGGAVVLYRALTEARGQGCEVTIEGLRSEYEQLMNLVTANWNAIAADAAPRPNEIERLDASICNLRVQVVRGLAFMGESAVALFRLFTAPARMRWRTSLHSLRLDGVNALPITGLLTFLIGVVIAYQGAEQLRKFGTNIFIVDLVGISLLREIAPLIAAILIAGRSGSAYAAQIGTMKVTEELDALKTLGLSPIELLVLPRVLALVVTLPLLTVYADVLGVFGGMLIASNQLNVSFTAFLARFEEAVALRHFLIGIGKAPFFAVIIALVGCYQGFQIRGGVDDVGRHTTISVVQSIFLVIIFDAICSILLNWWDL
- a CDS encoding Inner membrane transport permease YhhJ; its protein translation is MTAIDAGAMRRTVVWWRRLAVMTRKELWQLFRDIPLMGFLVYSFTLSVYVTGSGMQTQLRNAGLLVHDGDHSLSSRELIHRFHPPYFRFDGELTRADEGFHRLDRGGSMVVLDIPARFHEALATGEPVALQLLVDTTNSPQGLSAAGYATRIVGQFSQETAFSRAGLPRGTSQVLPMIVSDHRVWYNQDQNEEWFESIAHLLRMITIFAMLLPAAALVREKERGTVEQLLVSPLTPIQIMLPKVLAMTLVILCAMAVALFGVMQPLFGVPVRGSLALLFTLTALFVVTTAGMGLFAATLARNQAQVGMLTLLVVAPMLLLSGIMTPLEAMPDWVRYLMAISPLRYFIEVAHGILLKGAGLQMLWEPVLSMAVLGGSLFGFGMWRFRRQFR